A segment of the bacterium genome:
ACCTCTCTCTTTGACCTGGAGCTGCTGGAAAAAAACAAGGTAGTGGAAATCGATTATCATTTCGACTTTTTCCATTTCAACAAACACCACGATCACGAGATCAGCTATTATGTGAAGAAGCTGCTGATCGAGCTGGTGGATGAAAACAACCGCAAAAGGGTGCAAAACATGCCCTGCTACCTGGTGCAGAACTGGGGATTGAGCCCCTTTACCGAAATCAATCCGGATCGTTCCGGACTGGTCGGCAGAGACGTTTTTAAAAAATTTTCAATTGTCGTCGTTCTCGATGGCAAACACAAGCGCACCAAAATTTATTACGACTAACTCATAACCATCAGGTAGAATCATGATTCTATTGACCAGTCTCAGCTTTCTCTTTCTGGCGATTGTTGGACTCGACCTCGTCTATCTCATCGTCAACCAGGCCCTTAACAGGGGCCCCCGTTTTTTTTACATCGTGCCTGAACAAAAGGCCATGGTGATCGAACGGCTGGGCCGGTACAACCGTGTTATCAAGGCGGGATTGCACTTTGTCATCCCCCACATCGAAAAACCGCGCAAGATATACTGGCATTATTCGTTTAATCCGTTCACCGGCGCGCCTGAGCCCACCAATATCAGCACCGAACTGATAGACCTCAAAGAGTTTCCCTACGATCTACCCCAACAACTGGTGATCACCAAAGACAACGCCCAGATCGCCATCGACGTCTTCATTGTAGTGAAAATTCTCGAACCCCGACGGGTGATCTATGCGGTGGAAAATTTTCCTCTGGCCATCGAGGCCATGACCAAAGCCGGGTTGCGCAACCTCATCGGCGGCTTGGAATTGGACGAGACGCTCACATCGCGGCCAGTCATCAATGCGCAACTGCACGAATATCTGAAGGAAAAAACCCAGGCCTGGGGTGTCTCCATCACCAGCGCAGAGATCACAGATATCACGCCAAGCCATAAAGTCAGTGAGGCCATGAATTTGCAGGCGATTGCAGAAAGAAAGAAGCGATCAGTGGCGATTCAGGGCGATGCAGAGGCCGCCATGCTCAGAGCGGCCAAGGAGGTGCTGGGAGATCCCAAGGCGGCTTCCAACTATCTGGCCACCCTGCGCTATGTAAACGCCTTTCGCAATCTGATCAGTCAAAAGGACGGCAAGGTGGTGTTCATACCCTATGAGAGCAGCCATCTTTTGGGAGCGCTTGGCTCCATCCGTGAACTCTTTGAGAGCGAAAAAACCAAGCCCAGCAATGGGTCTGAACAAAATCCCGAAGGACACTGAGCCCGGCGGCCTTGCCGGCTTTTCGCCCTTGCCGGCTATTCCAACTGCGGCTTGAGCACCAGCGTGGCCAGCGGCGGAATCTGCAGCGACAGGGAATAGCCATGGCAGTGCCAGGCCTTCGGTTCCGCAGCCAGGCCACCCAAGTTGCCTTTGTTCGTTCCCCCATAGATCTCACTGTCAGAATTGAGGATCTCCCGGTAGAATCCCGGATACGGCACCCCGATGCGATATGTTTGATGATACATCGGGGTAAAATTGCAGACAAACAGCAACGTATCCGCCGGGTTCATTGTCTTGCGCATAAAGACGATGATACTGTTCTCCGAATCCTGAAAATCGATCCACTCAAAGCCGGCAGGATCGAAATCGATCGCCCACATCGCCGGCTCGCGGCGGTACAGCTGATTGAGATCGCACAGCAAACGACGCAACTTTTGGTGCGGCTCGTACTCGAGCAGATGCCAATCCAGGCTTTTCGATTCAGACCACTCCTCCCACACGCCGAACTCGGACCCCATGAATAAAAGCTTCTTGCCCGGATGACCGTACATAAAGGTCAGCAGCGTACGCAGGTTGGCGAACTTTTGCCAAAAATCGCCCGGCATTTTGGCCAGCAGAGAACGCTTGCCGTGCACCACCTCATCGTGGCTGAGCACGAGAACGAAATTCTCATGAAAGGCGTAGAGCAGAGCGAAGGTCATCATGTTGTGATGGTATTTGCGGTACAAAGGATCCTTGCTAAAATAGGTGAGGAAATCGTTCATCCATCCCATATTCCATTTCATGTTGAATCCCAGGCCGCCGAGATAAGTGGGTTTGGAAACGCCGGGCCAGGCGGTGGACTCTTCGGCAATGGAGAGCACGCCGGGATAATAGTGAAAGATCACCTCGTTGAATTTTTTAATGAAATCGATGGCCTCCAGATTTTCCCTGCCGCCGAAGGCGTTGGGGATCCACTCCCCTTCTTTGCGGGAATAATCCAGATAAAGCATGCTGGCCACTGCGTCCACCCGCACGCCGTCTACATGATATTTTTCAAACCAAAAGATCAGATTGGCGATCAAAAAATTACGCACTTCGTTGCGCCCGTAATTGAAAATCAACGTGCCCCAGTCCTTGTGTTCGCCTTTGCGCGGATCCGCGTGCTCGTACAGATGCGAGCCGTCGAACCAGGCCAGGCTATGGCTGTCGCGCGGGAAATGGGCGGGCACCCAATCGATGATCACACCGATGTTGTGGGTGTGCAGGTAATCGACGAAATACTGAAAATCCTCAGGCGAACCAAAGCGGGAAGTGGGCGCATAATAGCCGGTGACCTGATAGC
Coding sequences within it:
- the glgB gene encoding 1,4-alpha-glucan branching protein GlgB, translating into PFIILGPHRLEGRRGWVVRAWIPDAREVFVLHPTTRSEFPMHSVHSDHFFEVQILEWDQLPNYQLHIIAENGHERFVHDPYFFLPQLGELDLYLFGKGDHHTIYEKLGSHPTTIDGVQGVYFAVWAPNARNVSVVGDFNQWHGGKHQMRVLGQSGIWELFIPDIGVGEKYKYEIKDRAGNLMIKTDPYGFQFEVRPQTAAVICDINRHSWQDQAWMERRRATDPLSQPMAVYEVHLGSWRRVPEEGGRFLTYRELAHQLTDYLLEMGYTHVELLPVSEHPLDASWGYQVTGYYAPTSRFGSPEDFQYFVDYLHTHNIGVIIDWVPAHFPRDSHSLAWFDGSHLYEHADPRKGEHKDWGTLIFNYGRNEVRNFLIANLIFWFEKYHVDGVRVDAVASMLYLDYSRKEGEWIPNAFGGRENLEAIDFIKKFNEVIFHYYPGVLSIAEESTAWPGVSKPTYLGGLGFNMKWNMGWMNDFLTYFSKDPLYRKYHHNMMTFALLYAFHENFVLVLSHDEVVHGKRSLLAKMPGDFWQKFANLRTLLTFMYGHPGKKLLFMGSEFGVWEEWSESKSLDWHLLEYEPHQKLRRLLCDLNQLYRREPAMWAIDFDPAGFEWIDFQDSENSIIVFMRKTMNPADTLLFVCNFTPMYHQTYRIGVPYPGFYREILNSDSEIYGGTNKGNLGGLAAEPKAWHCHGYSLSLQIPPLATLVLKPQLE